The window AGGACGACAACCCGGCGTCCCCGCTCTACCGGCGGATCGACGAGAACACGCTCGTGCTGTCCGGACACTCGTTCGGGGCCGCGACCGCGCTCAGCCTGAGCACCGGGCTCTGCGTCATCCCGTTCTGCTCGATCGCGAACACCGCGCCGAGCGAACTGGAGGCGGTCGTCACCTACGGCGGCAACTACATCCTCTCCGGCACCTCGATCGTCCTGCCGGTGCTCAACACCGTGCCGGTGGGCTACATCCAGGGTCTCGCCGACGGTGTCGCGACCCCGGACGAGGGCCTCTCCACCTACCACCTGACCGCGGGTACGCCGAAGGCGTTCATCTCGGTCACCGGCACCAACCACTACGGCGTCACCAACGGGCAGAACCCGGCCGGTGCCGCGCCGGACAGCTCGGCCCAGACCCTCGACCAGGCGGTCGGCGTCGAGACGATCGCCCGCTGGTCGGCGCAGTGGCTGCTCGCCCAGACCGGGAGCAGCGCGGCCAAGCGGTACGTCTACACCACGGGCGACGCGGCCGACCCGAACGTCACCGTGACATACGTGAAGTGAACCCCCGGCTGGTCGTCAGAGCGGTCAGGCACCCCTCGGAACAGCTCTGGCGACCAGCCGACCGGTTTTCAGGTGCGGCCCCGGCGGCCGCGTCGGACACCCTTCGGCTGGGGCACCTCCGCGACCAGATGGTCGGGCCAGGTCACCTTCACCGAACCCCGCGCCTCGAAATCGGTGACCAGCTCGGACAGGAGTGTCGTGGCCTCGGCGACCACCTCGTCCGGCCACGGCGGCTCGCCGGCCCGCAACGAGCCCCACGCCTTACGGACCAGCACCGGCGCCTGGTCCGGGATGTCCGTCTCGACCGCGTGGTGCACCATCCCGGCGAGCAGCTCGGCGAGCCCCAGACTCTGCTTGCAACCGTCCAGGATCAGCCTGCTGCGAGCCACCGAGTCGTGGCGCGGACGGCCGCTCACCACCCGCATGTTGCTGAAGACGGCGCCCGCCGCGATCGAGCCGAAGACCCCGCCGGACATCTCGAGCGTCCGCTCGGTGGCGAAGTGCGCGAGATCGTGCGGCACCCGGTACTTCCGGTCGTAGCCGGGTAACTGGAGCACCACGCCGTCGCCGCGATGCAGCGTCGCGACCGTGGAACCGGTGTTGCTGTGCGCGAAGACGACCAGCATGCCGACATCTTCGCACCGTGTTCATCGGGGCGTCATCGTCCGCCGGGGGTGATCGACACGGCCATCAGGTGGGCGCTCGTCGCGATCACGTCCGCCTCGGAACTGAAGAGCCGGGCCAGTGCCAGCGCACCGTCCAGCACGGTCTGCTCGTTCGGGGTGCCGACCGCCGCCTCGGCCGCCGGCCAGGCCGGGCCCTCGATGCCGTGCACCGCCACGTCGGTCAGCCCGGCCGCCCGGCACTCATCGGCCAGTTCGGACACCCGGTGGAAGTACGCGTGCGTGAACCCCAGCCCCGGATGGTTACGGCCGTCGGCGAGGATCTGCTCGGCCTCCGCGTACAGCCGCTCCGAGGTGAACCGGCCCGTCGACGCGAAGTCCAGCGGCCCCGCGAACCGGGAGATCGCCGCGGCCAGCACCACCCCGCCCGGCCGGGTCACCCGCACCGCCTCACGCAGCGCCCGTATCCGGTCCGCGCGGTCCAGCAGGTGGTAGAGCGGCCCGAACAGCAGCGTCGCGTCATAGGCGTGATCCGGTTCCGGCAGCGAACGGGCGTCCCCGACCACCGCGTCCACCGGCGGCTGCCCGCCCAGCGCCTGCTCGACATGCGCCGGCACCACATCGACCAGCCGCACCCGGTAGCCGGCGGCGAGCAGCGGACGAGCGTACGCCCCCGGGCCGCCGCCGACGTCCAGGACCGAGGCCGGCGCCGCCGGCAGGAAACGCTCCAGCAGCTCCCCGGTCCGGATCCGCTCCAACTGGAACGAAGCCCTCCGGTCCAGGCGCCCGGCCTCGTCATATCCGGTGTAGAACTCGACGATCTCGCTGGTGGTCTGATCCATCGTGGAATCCTGGCCCGGCCGGCACCGACCGGGCCAGCGGATTTCTCAGGCCGGCAGGGTGGTGTCGCCCTCGCCGGTGCGCCGCTGCGCCTCGTCCACACCCCGGTCGATGTGCTCCGAGTACTTGTTGCCGGTCCGCTCGTCGATCTGGTCGCCGCCCTTCTCCAGCGCCTGATCCACCTGCTCGTCGTGCTGGTCGGCGAAACTCTTGGCCTTGCTCAGGAAGTCGCTCATGCCAGCCGGTTTTCCCGTCCACGACCCGGGCAAACAGCCGGACATGCGATCGCGTGTCACGCTGGGGGAGTACGTCAGGCACCCGACCCCGGCGGGAGACGGCAGATGACCGACGCGAGTTCCACCCGGCCGCACACCGAGACCTTCCAGCACGCCGGGGCCACCGTCGAGCTGGTCGACGCCGGTACCCTGCTCGCCGCCGCCCGGGTCAACCCGGTCGACCTGCTCCAGCGGGCCACCTGGCCGGACCCGGTGCACCGGGTGGACCTGACCGTCGACGGCACCGGCGGCGTCGAGCACGTCTTCACCGCCCGCATCGAGACCCGGACCTCGCCGGAGGCCACCCAGCAGCGGATGCGCGGCATCGTCCTCGACATCGACCCGCTCGGCCGTCTCCTCGCCCGCCGGATCGCCGCCGGGGACCAGGTGGTGACCCGACTCGTCGACGGAGTGGGTATGGCCGCGGCTGTCGCGTACCGAACCCTGGGTCTGGAGAAGCCGATGGACCGCGAACCGGGACTGCTCGCCGACGCCGTCGCCGGGATCGAAGCGACGGTGACCTACAGCGACGGTGTCGCCCGCCTCGAATCGCGGATTCCGCGCGACGCCGTCGGCGTCGCCCACCTGCGGGCCTTCGCCACCCTCACCCTCCAGGCGGTCGCCGACCTGGCCGGCGCCGAGTCGCTGACCGGCCGCCGTTACGTGATCGGCCGCCTGGCCGCCACCCCCGCCACCAGCCAGGAGGTCACCCTCGACATGGTCGGCGGGCTCGCCGACGTCGTCGCCGAACTCCGCCAGATAGCCGTCTCCTTCCGGCATCCCGAGGCGATGGCCAGGTGGGGGGCCCGTCGCCCGCAGGGCCTGCTGATGTACGGGCCACCCGGCACCGGCAAGACCATGCTGTCCCGCGCGCTGGCCAACGAGATCGGCGCCGACTTCCGGGAGATCCGCACCCCGGAGATCCTCGACAAGTACCTGGGCGGGTCGGAACGCAACATCAAGCAGATCTTCCGGGACGCCCGCCGCTACCGGACGCCGACTCTCATGCTGTTCGACGAGTTCGACTCGATCGTCAGCTACGCCGGGATGGGCGGGGACGCCGCCAGCCAGGCGCTGAACGCGGTCGCCGGCATCTTCAAGCAGGAGATGAACGATCTGATCGAGGAGAACCCGAACGTCATCGTGGTGGCCACCACCAACTTCCCGCACCGGGTCGACGAGTCGCTGATCCGGTCCGGCCGCTTCGACGTCAAGATCAGTGTCCCGAAACCCGACGAGACGTCCCGCGCGGAGATCTTCCGCAAGATGATCCGTGGCCTGATCGGCGCCCACGAGACACCCGGCTTCCGGATGTTCGCCGACGACCTCGACCTGGCCGCCCTGGGTGTGGCCAGTACCGGCATGACCGGCGCCGACATCAAGGAGGTGCTGCGCCGGGTCCAGCTGACCAAGGCCATGCAGGACGCCCGGGGCGGCCCGGTCACGCCGATCTCCCAGGAGGACCTGCTGACCGCGGTCCGCACCCTCCGCGGCTGACTCTAGGGTGGACGGATGCCGATCATCGACTTTCCCGGACCACCCGCGCCGAACGGGTACAGCCACACCGTCGTCGTCGCGCCGGGCAGCCGGCTCGTCTACATCTCCGGGCAGGTGCCGATCGACGCGGACGGCAAGGTTCCGGAGGGCTGGGCCGACCAGACCCGGCTGACGTTCCGCAACGTGGCGGCGGCTCTCGCGGCGGGCGGGGCCGGCTGGGGTGACGTGATCAAGCTGACCTACTTCGTGACGGGCACCGAGGAACTGCCGGCGATCAGGTCGATCCGCGACGAGTTCGTCGACACGTCCCGGCCGCCGGCCAGTTCGCTGGTGCGGGTGGCCGGGCTGTTCCGGCCGGACCTGCTGATCGAGATCGAGGCCGTCGCCGCGGTGCCGGCATGACCGGTGAGGTCCGGTTCACCAAATGGGGCGGGCTCCGGCACTGGGAGTGCGACCTGGAGCCGCTCGGCGAAGACGACCACGGACTGTGGCTCGCCGGCCGGGCCGGGACCAGCATGCGTCGCGGTGACGGTGAGACGTTTCCGCAGCTGCACGACTTCGTGATGCTGGTTCCCGAGTCCGGTTGCTGGATCGCCTCGATCAACGCGCCCTCGGCGGCGTCGTCGATCGCCGTCTACATCGACATCACCGACCGGCCGCGGGTGGTCGACGGGGTGGTGCACGCCGTCGACCTGGATCTGGACGTGATCCGGCAGTGGGACGGTTCGGTGGCGGTGCTCGACGAGGACGAGTTCGCCGAGCACCAGATCCGTTACGGCTACCCACCCGAGGTGATCGCCTCCGCCCGCGCCACCTGCGACGACCTCTACACCCGCCTGTCGGCGGCGGTCCAGCCCTTCGAGACCGCCGCCCGGCGTCGCCTGGACACCCTCCTGGGATGACGCACCCCGGCGGGGGTCAGGCGCGGCGCTCCAGGAAGTCGTAGACGTCGCGGTTGTCGACTCCGGGGAAGGTGCCCGGAGGCAGGGCCGCCAGCAGGTGCGAGTGGACCCGGGCGCTCGGCCACGCGTTGCCCGACCAGCGGTCCACCAGGGCGACCGGCGGGCGGCGGCAGCAGTCCGGGTCGGGGCAGGTCGACACGGTACGCCCGGGCACGTCCCCGCCGCGGAACCAGCGGGCGTGCTCGTAGGGCGTGCCGACGGTCACCGAGAACTCCCCGGAGCGGGTCGACTCGACGTGCACGGTGCACCAGTACGTCCCGGCGCCGGTGTCGGTGAACTGGTAGAACGACGAATACGGGTCCTCTGCCTCGAAGACCGTGCGGGACGCCCACTTGCGGCACACCGGCTGCCCCTCGATGGCTCCGGTCACGTCGGACGGGAAGCGCACGTTGTCGTTCTCATACGCCTTGTAGACGATCCCGGTCTCGTGCACCCGCGCGAAGTGCACCGGAATCCCGAAGTGGTGTGTGGCGAGGTTGGTGAACCGGTGCGCCGCGGTCTCGTAGGACACCCCGAACGCGTCCCGGAAGTCGTCGATGGCGAGGGCCCGGTCGGCTTTGGCCTCGGCGAGGAAGTCGACGGCGAACTTCTCCGGCATGAGCAGCGCCGCGGCGAAGTAGTTGACCTCGACCCGCTGCCGCAGGAAGTCGCCGTAGTCGGCCGGGTCGTTGTGCCCGAGGACGAAGTGCCCGAGTGTCTGCAGCACCACCGCGCGCGGGTCGTGGCCTTTGCCGCTGGCCACCTGGGGGAGATAGATCCGGCGATTCTTCAGGTCGGTGACGGACCGGGTGGAGGCCGGCAGGTCGTTGACGTAGTGCAGGCTGAACCCGATCTGCGCGGCGATGTCGAGGATGCCTCGTTGGGACAGCGGGCCGGTCGTGTGCCGTACCGACTGGAGAACCTTGGCCGCCGCCGCCTCGATCTCGGCGAAGTAGTTGTCGCGGCGCCGCATGTCGGCGCGCAGTTGCGCGTTGGCGCGCCGTGCCACCTCGGGCGTCGCGGTCTGCTCGGTGAGCACCCGGTTGAGCTCGCGGTGCATGCCGATCAGCGACTCCAGCGCGTCGGCCGGCAGGCGCCGGCCCGCCTTCACCACCGGTAGGCCCAGCGCCTGGTACGCGGGATTCTGCTGGAAGTGGGCGAGCTCGATCTCCAGCCCGGCGCGGCGGCTCGGCGCCTCCGGCCGGAGAAGATCCTGCATGGGTACGCCCAGAGCCCCCGCGATCGCCTGGAGCACCGACAGTTTCGGCTCCCGCTTGCCGTTCTCGATGAGCGACAGCTGGGACGGTGCCCGCCCGACCGCGTCGCTGAGCTGGTCGAGGGTCATGCCCCGGGTGCGGCGTAGATGCCGGAGTCGCTGGCCCAGGGTCACCAGGTCCACCGATGGCTCGGGATTGAGTGAAGCGGTCACGGGTTTCACGTTAACAGAATTTCTTCACTTCTTTCCTCAAGAAGGGCCTTCATGGGGGCTGGTGTGATCCGTGAGAGTGAAGTTCTTCCACGAGGAAGAACGCGACAGGGCAGGAAAGGGATTTTTCTGATGACTGAGTTCGAGAACCGGGGCGGTACCGCTGAGGACCTCACCCGGGAGTGGGCGAACAACCCCCGCTGGGCCGGCATCAAGCGTGACTACACCGCGCAGGACGTCGTGAAGCTGCGGGGCACGCTCCAGGAGCGGCACACGCTGGCCGAGCGCGGCGCCGCGAAGCTGTGGGAGCTCCTGCACACCGAGGACTACATCAACGCCCTCGGCTCGCTGACCGGTGGCCAGGCGACCCAGATGGTGCGCGCCGGCCTCAAGGCGATCTACCTGTCCGGCTGGCAGGTCGCGGCCGACGCGAACCTGTCCGGCCACACCTACCCGGACCAGTCGCTCTACCCGGCGAACTCGGTGCCCGCGGTGGTCCGCCGGATCAACAACGCGCTGCTGCGTGCCGACCAGATCGACACCTCGAACGGTAAGTACGAGCGCGACTGGTTCGCCCCGATCGTCGCCGACGCGGAGGCCGGTTTCGGTGGCCCGCTGAACGCGTTCGAGCTGATGAAGGGCATGATCGCGGCCGGTGCCGCCGGTGTGCACTGGGAGGACCAGCTCGCCAGCGAGAAGAAGTGCGGCCACCTCGGCGGCAAGGTGCTCATCCCGACCCAGCAGCACATCCGTACGCTGAACGCGGCCCGCCTCGCGGCCGACGTCGCCGGTGTGCCGACCCTGGTGATCGCCCGCACCGACGCTCTCGCGGCCGACCTGCTGACCACCGACGTCGACCCCCGTGACCAGCCGTTCGTCACCGGCGAGCGGACCTCCGAGGGCTTCTTCCGGGTCACCCCGGGTGACGACGCCGCGATCGCCCGCGGTGTCGCCTACGCCGACTACGCCGACATGCTGTGGGTGGAGACCGGCAAGCCGGACCTCGACTTCGCCCGCAAGTTCGCCGAGGCCGTGCACGCCAAGCACCCGGGCAAGCTGCTGTCGTACAACTGCTCGCCGTCGTTCAACTGGAAGAAGAACCTGGACGACGACACGATCGCGCGCTTCCAGAAGGAGCTCGGCGCGATGGGCTACAAGTTCCAGTTCGTCACGCTGGCCGGCTTCCACGCCCTCAACCACTCGATGTTCGAGCTGGCCCGCGGCTACGCCCAGACCGGCATGAGCGCCTACGTGAAGCTGCAGGAGGCCGAGTTCGCGGCCGAGGCCGACGGCTACACCGCGACCAAGCACCAGGCCGAGGTCGGCACCGGTTACTTCGACGCCGTCTCCACCGCTCTCAACCCGGACAGCTCCACCACGGCGCTGTCCGGTTCCACCGAGGCCGAGCAGTTCTGATCAGCGACAGCGACAGGTAGGTAGAGACAATGGGCGCCGAAGAGATCACCATCACCGGTACGACCGCAGGCCGTTACTCCGAGATCCTGACCGCTGAGGCAGTCGAGTTCATCGTGGCGCTTGACCGCGAGTTCGGCGCCCGCCGGGTCCAGCTGCTGGAGCGCCGCCGGCGCCGCCGGGCCACCCGTACCACCGACCTGGACTTCCTCACCTCCACGTCGCACATCCGGGACGACCTGTCCTGGCAGGTCGCCCCGGCCGCGGCGGACCTCACCGACCGGCGGGTCGAGATCACCGGCCCGCCGGAACGCAAGATGACCATCAACGCCCTCAACTCGGGTGCGAAGGTCTGGATGGCCGACTTCGAGGACGCCACGTCGCCCACCTGGGACAACGTGATCCTCGGCCAGCTCAACCTGCGCGACGCGCTGGACGGTGCGCTGGACTTCACCGCGCCGGACGGCAAGCGCTACGAGATCGGCGCGACCGTTCCGACGATCATGGTGCGGCCGCGGGGCTGGCACCTGCCGGAGTGTCACCTGCGCATCGGCGGCCGGGCCGTGTCGGCGTCGCTGTTCGACTTCGGCATGTACCTGTTCCACTGCGGGCAGCGGCAGATCGACCGGGGCAGCGGCCCCTACTTCTACCTGCCGAAGATGGAGTCGCACCTGGAGGCCCGCCTCTGGAACGACGTCTTCGTGTTCGCCCAGGCGTACCTCGGCATCCCGCGCGGCACGATCCGGGCCACCGTCCTGATCGAGACCATCAACGCCGCATTCGAGATGGAGGAGATCCTGTACGAGCTGCGGGAGCACTCGGCCGGCCTGAACGCGGGTCGCTGGGACTACCTGTTCAGCATGATCAAGAACCGTCCGGACGTGGTCCTGCCGGAGCGTTCGCAGGTCACGATGACCGCGCCGTTCATGCGGGCCTACACCGAGCTGCTGGTCAAGACCTGCCACAAGCGTGGCGCACACGCGATCGGCGGGATGGCCGCGGTCGTGCCCAGCCGTGACCCGGTCGCCGCGAAGCGGGCCCTCAACCAGGTCCGCCAGGACAAGCGGCGTGAGGTCGGCGACGGCTTCGACGGCTCCTGGGTCGCGCACCCGGGCCTGGTCGAGACCTGCCGTGAGGTGTTCGACCAGTGGCTCGGCGACGAACCGCACCAGATCGTCCGCAAGCGCGACGACGTGCGGGTCACCGCGGTCGAACTGCTCGACATCAAGGCCGGCGACGTCTCCGTCACCGAGGTCGCACTGCGGACCAACGTCAGCGTGGCGCTGCGCTACATCGCCGCCTGGCTGGGCGGTCGGGGCGCGGTGGCGCTCGGTGGCCTGATGGAGGACGCGGCCACCGCCGAGATCTGCCGGGCCCAGCTCTGGCAGTGGATCTCCTCGGGCACCCCGACCGACTACGGCGTGCCGGTCACGGCCGGCCTGGTCGCCCGGATGCTGCGCGAGGAGCTCGACGTCCTCAGCGAGACCGGCGCACTGGACGAGGAGGCCGCCCGCTGCTTCGGCCAGGCGCGGACCCTGCTCACCGTCCTGCTGTCGGAACGGACCTGCCCGGAGTTCCTCACCCTGCCGGCCTACCTACGGCACCTGTCCGGTGGGGTGGCGGCTCCGGTCACCGCTCAGGCTCCTGTCGCGGCCTGATCGGATGAGGGCGGGGCGGCGTGGTCTCGGTCCACGCCGCCCCGTTCGCCGTTCCCGGTTCTCCAGGGCGCCCCGGGTTCATTCGCGGCCCTGCCACGTGCACAGGCAGACCTTGTTGCCCTCCGGGTCGGCCAGGACCCAGTACGCCGGCGCGTCGGCGTCACTGACCAGCGTCCCACCGGCGGTCAGCGCCGCCTCGATCCGCGGCGCCACCTCGGCCGGCGCGACCCACAGGTCCGGGTGCCAGCGTTGCCGCGGCTCCTCGTCCCCGGAGCGTTGAAACCAGATCAACGGCACCTTCTGGTACGGGTCGAGCAGGTCACCCTCGGCGTCGCGCGGATAGCCCAGCACCGCCTCCCAGAAGCCCAGCTGCTCCGGGAAGCCCGGACTGTCCAGAGCCAGCTCCAGAACGGTCAGCCCGTCCGCGCCCGCGCTCACCCCGGCCGCCGCCGCCAGTTCGCTGATCGTCGCCGCCAGCCGCAGGTCCCGCCCGGTCACCCGGCCCACGTCGTGGCTGTACAGCCGCACGTCCACCCAGCCGTAGCGCAGATCCAGGTCGGGGTGGTGATCGACCGCCTCGGCGGCGCCCCCGATCGCGTTCACCAGCGCCAGCCCGGTCGCGAAGTCACCGGTCCGCAGCCGGGTCCGCAGCGCGTTACGCAGATAGACCCATCCCTCCGGCGTGCCGTCGGTGATCTCCCGGCCGGTCAGCTTCGTCATGCCCCCATGCTCGCACCACCCATGCCGCCACCACGATGGTCAGGTGGGCGACGGCGGCCGGATCCTGGTGGGCGGGGGCGGAGTCGGCTGAGGCCGGGGAGGCGGCGGACCGGGGACATCGAGGCGATCGGTGAGCCAGGATCGCAGATGGGCGGCCTCCGAGCGGGCGATCCGGACGCACAGCGCGGCCATGCCGAGCAGCCCGGCCAGGGCGATCGGGATCACGACCAGGTAGGACACCGCCTGCTCGGTGGGGTAGCCGACGTACAGCGAGCGGGCCACGAAGCCCAGGGCCGCGAACCACGCGAGGACCAGGAAGACGACCACGGCGGTGAGGGGGATCCGCTGTGAGGGCCGCCAGCCGAAGTGGCCCTCCAGGCGGCTTCCCGACCCCTCCCGGACGAACCGGGCGAACAGGTAGGTGCGCAGGTCGTTCGTGATGTGCGGGCGGGCGGCGCAGATCCGGATGCCGTCCTGGTCGGCGCGGCCGATGATCATGAAGTCCACCTCGGCCCACAGATGCTGCTGGAGTCGGTACTGAGTCGGGGCGTCGATGCCGGTGGCGATGTGATGCAGCGCCGTGTGGGGCGGCATGCGGCAGGGAATCGAGACGCGTTCGGTGCGCCAGGCCGTGAGGAGACGTCGCACGACCTTGAGTGTCCCGCAATGCGGCAACTTCTTTGTTCCTATCGGATCGATGGGTAATGTGCGCCTTGCCTTCCTCGATCCACAGGAGATGACGTGACCAACCGTGGGACCACCCGGCGCGGGGTTTTCGGCGCGCTCGCCGGGGCCGCCGCAGCGACCACCCTCACCTCGGAGGCCGCGTTCGCGGGCAGCCCGGAGGAGTCGCCGTTCCGGGCGCGGCCGGGCACCTCCAAGCGTCCGAACATCCTCTTCATCCTGGCCGACGACCTGGGCTGGGGTGACCTGAGCAGCTACGGGTCGCCGCTGATCGAGACACCCCACCTGGACCGGCTGGCCCGGGGCGGGGTGCGGTTCACCAACGGGTATTCGGCCGGGGCGGTCTGCTCACCGACCCGGGTCGCGCTCTACACCGGCAGGTTCCCGGGGCGCACACCCGGCGGCCTGCCCGAGCCGATCGGGGCCGCCAACGCCACCGACGGCATCCCGGCCGCGCATCCCACGCTGCCGTCGCTGCTGAAGGCGGCCGGCTACACGACCGCGCTGATCGGCAAGTGGCACGGCGGGTTCCTGCCGCACTTCAGTCCGCTGCGCAGCGGGTTCGACGAGTTCTTCGGCAACTACTCCGGCGGCGTCGACTACTACTCGAAGTACAGCCACACCGGAGACTACGACCTCTACGAGGGCGAGACGCCGGTCGAGAACGACGGCCGCTACTACACCGACATCCTCGGCGACCGGGCCGAGGCGTTCGTGCGGCGGCGGCACGACGAGCCGTGGCTGCTGCACCTCAACTTCACCAGCCCGCACTGGCCGTGGGAGGCGCCGGGGGACCGGGTGGTCAGCGAGGAGATCACCGCCGAGATCAAGGCGGGGAACACGCAGGCCATCTTCCACAACGACGGCGGCTCGCTGGAGACGTACAAGAAGATGGTCGAGAACCTGGACCAGCGGATCGGGCAGGTGCTCGACGCGCTGCGCCGGACCGGCCAGGAGCGCGACACGCTGGTGATCTTCCAGAGTGACAACGGTGGCGAGCGGTTCTCCTACAACTGGCCGCTCACCGGCAACAAGGCCGGCCTCAACGAAGGTGGCATCCGAGTGCCCACCATCGTCCGGTGGCCGGCCCGGATCCGGTCCGGCCAGGTCAGCCACGAGCCGGTGGTCACCCACGACTGGACCGCCACGCTGCTGGAGATCGCCGGAGCCCGGGCGCACCCGGACTACCCGCTCGACGGTGCCAGCTTCGCCGGATACCTGCTGCGCGGGGCGGCGGCACCCGAGCGGGACCTGTTCTGGCGTACCCGGTCCGGTCGGGCCCTGCGCCGTGGGAGGTACAAGTACCTGCGGCTCACCGCGACCGGGGCGGACGCCCTCTACGACATCGAGACCGACCCGCGCGAGCAGGCCGACCTGGCCGCCAGGCAGCCCGCCCTGACCGCCGAGCTGCGCACCAGGTGGGAGCAGATCGACGCGCCGCTGCTGCGTTACCGCTGACTCACCGGCTCGGCCGCCCGGGCCGGTCGGAAGGCCCGGGCGGTGAGCAGCGGCACCGCGACGCCCAGCAGCAGACCGGCGATGACGTCGCTGGTCCAGTGCACCCCCAGATAGACCCGGCTGAGCGCGGTCAGCACCGGGATCAGCCACAGCGCCCACCAGCGCGGGACGAGCAGCACGGCGATCGTGACGGCCAAGGCGCTGTTCAGCGCGTGGCCGGACGGGAACGCGTAGCCGACCGCCGACGCCACCGGGTCCAGGAACTCCGGGCGGGCCCGGCCGAACAGCAGTTTCAGCAGGCCACCGAGGATCCCACCGGCGATCATCGTGACCGCCACCCACGTCGCGGTCCGGCGGGCTCCGTGCCGGGCCAGCCAGATCACCACGAGCAGCGCGAGGACCCGGAACACGTTCGGCTGGAACAGATCGGTCAGCCAGGT of the Actinoplanes sichuanensis genome contains:
- a CDS encoding helix-turn-helix domain-containing protein, which translates into the protein MTASLNPEPSVDLVTLGQRLRHLRRTRGMTLDQLSDAVGRAPSQLSLIENGKREPKLSVLQAIAGALGVPMQDLLRPEAPSRRAGLEIELAHFQQNPAYQALGLPVVKAGRRLPADALESLIGMHRELNRVLTEQTATPEVARRANAQLRADMRRRDNYFAEIEAAAAKVLQSVRHTTGPLSQRGILDIAAQIGFSLHYVNDLPASTRSVTDLKNRRIYLPQVASGKGHDPRAVVLQTLGHFVLGHNDPADYGDFLRQRVEVNYFAAALLMPEKFAVDFLAEAKADRALAIDDFRDAFGVSYETAAHRFTNLATHHFGIPVHFARVHETGIVYKAYENDNVRFPSDVTGAIEGQPVCRKWASRTVFEAEDPYSSFYQFTDTGAGTYWCTVHVESTRSGEFSVTVGTPYEHARWFRGGDVPGRTVSTCPDPDCCRRPPVALVDRWSGNAWPSARVHSHLLAALPPGTFPGVDNRDVYDFLERRA
- a CDS encoding DUF402 domain-containing protein, which produces MTGEVRFTKWGGLRHWECDLEPLGEDDHGLWLAGRAGTSMRRGDGETFPQLHDFVMLVPESGCWIASINAPSAASSIAVYIDITDRPRVVDGVVHAVDLDLDVIRQWDGSVAVLDEDEFAEHQIRYGYPPEVIASARATCDDLYTRLSAAVQPFETAARRRLDTLLG
- the aceB gene encoding malate synthase A, which codes for MGAEEITITGTTAGRYSEILTAEAVEFIVALDREFGARRVQLLERRRRRRATRTTDLDFLTSTSHIRDDLSWQVAPAAADLTDRRVEITGPPERKMTINALNSGAKVWMADFEDATSPTWDNVILGQLNLRDALDGALDFTAPDGKRYEIGATVPTIMVRPRGWHLPECHLRIGGRAVSASLFDFGMYLFHCGQRQIDRGSGPYFYLPKMESHLEARLWNDVFVFAQAYLGIPRGTIRATVLIETINAAFEMEEILYELREHSAGLNAGRWDYLFSMIKNRPDVVLPERSQVTMTAPFMRAYTELLVKTCHKRGAHAIGGMAAVVPSRDPVAAKRALNQVRQDKRREVGDGFDGSWVAHPGLVETCREVFDQWLGDEPHQIVRKRDDVRVTAVELLDIKAGDVSVTEVALRTNVSVALRYIAAWLGGRGAVALGGLMEDAATAEICRAQLWQWISSGTPTDYGVPVTAGLVARMLREELDVLSETGALDEEAARCFGQARTLLTVLLSERTCPEFLTLPAYLRHLSGGVAAPVTAQAPVAA
- a CDS encoding class I SAM-dependent methyltransferase, with amino-acid sequence MDQTTSEIVEFYTGYDEAGRLDRRASFQLERIRTGELLERFLPAAPASVLDVGGGPGAYARPLLAAGYRVRLVDVVPAHVEQALGGQPPVDAVVGDARSLPEPDHAYDATLLFGPLYHLLDRADRIRALREAVRVTRPGGVVLAAAISRFAGPLDFASTGRFTSERLYAEAEQILADGRNHPGLGFTHAYFHRVSELADECRAAGLTDVAVHGIEGPAWPAAEAAVGTPNEQTVLDGALALARLFSSEADVIATSAHLMAVSITPGGR
- a CDS encoding ATP-binding protein, with amino-acid sequence MTDASSTRPHTETFQHAGATVELVDAGTLLAAARVNPVDLLQRATWPDPVHRVDLTVDGTGGVEHVFTARIETRTSPEATQQRMRGIVLDIDPLGRLLARRIAAGDQVVTRLVDGVGMAAAVAYRTLGLEKPMDREPGLLADAVAGIEATVTYSDGVARLESRIPRDAVGVAHLRAFATLTLQAVADLAGAESLTGRRYVIGRLAATPATSQEVTLDMVGGLADVVAELRQIAVSFRHPEAMARWGARRPQGLLMYGPPGTGKTMLSRALANEIGADFREIRTPEILDKYLGGSERNIKQIFRDARRYRTPTLMLFDEFDSIVSYAGMGGDAASQALNAVAGIFKQEMNDLIEENPNVIVVATTNFPHRVDESLIRSGRFDVKISVPKPDETSRAEIFRKMIRGLIGAHETPGFRMFADDLDLAALGVASTGMTGADIKEVLRRVQLTKAMQDARGGPVTPISQEDLLTAVRTLRG
- a CDS encoding alpha/beta hydrolase family protein is translated as MNVTLFRSWKRTAVAATAAALATALTAAPAPASASPAVASYATTINGDSADVYYPTTGTRLPVALFLQGANVDKSHYSTYAATLASYGFVVAVPNHTRSLFGTSGLFPEGAQAGWTVDWAEAEDDNPASPLYRRIDENTLVLSGHSFGAATALSLSTGLCVIPFCSIANTAPSELEAVVTYGGNYILSGTSIVLPVLNTVPVGYIQGLADGVATPDEGLSTYHLTAGTPKAFISVTGTNHYGVTNGQNPAGAAPDSSAQTLDQAVGVETIARWSAQWLLAQTGSSAAKRYVYTTGDAADPNVTVTYVK
- a CDS encoding antitoxin — its product is MSDFLSKAKSFADQHDEQVDQALEKGGDQIDERTGNKYSEHIDRGVDEAQRRTGEGDTTLPA
- a CDS encoding RidA family protein codes for the protein MPIIDFPGPPAPNGYSHTVVVAPGSRLVYISGQVPIDADGKVPEGWADQTRLTFRNVAAALAAGGAGWGDVIKLTYFVTGTEELPAIRSIRDEFVDTSRPPASSLVRVAGLFRPDLLIEIEAVAAVPA
- the aceA gene encoding isocitrate lyase, whose amino-acid sequence is MTEFENRGGTAEDLTREWANNPRWAGIKRDYTAQDVVKLRGTLQERHTLAERGAAKLWELLHTEDYINALGSLTGGQATQMVRAGLKAIYLSGWQVAADANLSGHTYPDQSLYPANSVPAVVRRINNALLRADQIDTSNGKYERDWFAPIVADAEAGFGGPLNAFELMKGMIAAGAAGVHWEDQLASEKKCGHLGGKVLIPTQQHIRTLNAARLAADVAGVPTLVIARTDALAADLLTTDVDPRDQPFVTGERTSEGFFRVTPGDDAAIARGVAYADYADMLWVETGKPDLDFARKFAEAVHAKHPGKLLSYNCSPSFNWKKNLDDDTIARFQKELGAMGYKFQFVTLAGFHALNHSMFELARGYAQTGMSAYVKLQEAEFAAEADGYTATKHQAEVGTGYFDAVSTALNPDSSTTALSGSTEAEQF